The following proteins are co-located in the Micromonospora viridifaciens genome:
- a CDS encoding sensor histidine kinase has product MSTLRDLAEEHTQLRPADIDHLHRIAGDWQLLSDLSFADLLLWVPVDGEGTFLCVAQVRPTTAPTAYLDDQVGRIVGGPDVAHLEIAHRQGRIWREGDPVWYGDVPARHEAIPVRLRAAGGEAGEVIAVVGRDTNLSTARTPSQLELNYLTTADDLAQMVADGTFPPPRHPGETTSAPRVGDGLVRLDANGKVTYASPNAQSAYRRLGYASHLVGEDLAKLHRRLAGDPLEGTDAANAVLAALRGDAPPRREIDARGATVLTRALPLMPAGVPIGALVLVRDITEVRRRDRALITKDATIREIHHRVKNNLQTVAALLRLQARRVGMPEARVALEESVRRVASIALVHETLSMSSDEAVEFDGIVDRVASAATEVAATEVTVGMRREGSFGILPAEIATSLVMILNELLLNAVEHGFPSAGEEGEAKPVGVGQPEVVVSAHRLRKQLHVSVADNGRGLPEQFDAERGGNLGLQIVRALVTGELRGTIELRNGATGGTEAVLVVPLARTPAERLTA; this is encoded by the coding sequence GTGTCCACGCTGCGCGACCTCGCCGAGGAGCACACCCAGCTCCGGCCGGCCGACATCGACCACCTGCACCGGATCGCCGGCGACTGGCAGCTGCTCTCCGACCTGTCCTTCGCCGACCTGCTGCTCTGGGTGCCGGTGGACGGCGAGGGCACGTTCCTCTGCGTGGCCCAGGTACGCCCGACGACCGCGCCGACCGCGTACCTCGACGACCAGGTCGGCCGGATCGTCGGCGGCCCGGACGTGGCACACCTGGAAATCGCCCACCGGCAGGGCCGGATCTGGCGGGAGGGCGACCCGGTCTGGTACGGCGACGTGCCCGCCCGGCACGAGGCGATCCCGGTGCGGCTGCGTGCCGCCGGCGGCGAGGCCGGCGAGGTCATCGCGGTGGTCGGCCGGGACACCAACCTGTCCACCGCTCGGACGCCCAGCCAGCTCGAACTCAACTACCTGACCACCGCCGACGACCTGGCCCAGATGGTCGCCGACGGCACCTTCCCGCCGCCCCGGCACCCGGGCGAGACCACCTCGGCGCCCCGGGTCGGCGACGGCCTGGTGCGGCTCGACGCCAACGGCAAGGTCACCTACGCCAGCCCGAACGCGCAGTCCGCGTACCGGCGGTTGGGCTACGCCTCCCACCTCGTGGGGGAGGACCTGGCCAAGCTGCACCGCCGGCTGGCCGGCGACCCGCTGGAGGGCACCGACGCGGCGAACGCGGTGCTGGCCGCGCTGCGTGGCGACGCGCCGCCGCGGCGGGAGATCGACGCCCGGGGCGCCACGGTGCTCACCCGGGCCCTGCCGCTGATGCCGGCCGGCGTGCCGATCGGCGCGCTGGTGCTGGTCCGCGACATCACCGAGGTACGCCGCCGCGATCGCGCCCTGATCACCAAGGACGCCACCATCCGGGAGATCCACCATCGGGTGAAGAACAACCTCCAGACGGTCGCCGCGCTGCTCCGCCTCCAGGCCCGCCGGGTCGGCATGCCGGAGGCCCGGGTCGCCCTGGAGGAGTCGGTACGCCGGGTCGCCTCGATCGCCCTGGTACACGAGACCCTCTCCATGTCCAGCGACGAGGCGGTCGAGTTCGACGGCATCGTCGACCGGGTGGCCAGCGCGGCCACCGAGGTCGCGGCCACCGAGGTGACGGTCGGCATGCGCCGGGAGGGCAGCTTCGGCATACTGCCCGCCGAGATCGCCACCTCGTTGGTGATGATCCTCAACGAGCTGCTGCTCAACGCCGTCGAGCACGGCTTTCCGTCGGCCGGCGAGGAGGGTGAGGCCAAGCCGGTCGGCGTGGGGCAGCCCGAGGTGGTGGTCTCCGCGCACCGGCTCCGCAAGCAGCTGCACGTCTCCGTCGCCGACAACGGGCGGGGCCTGCCCGAGCAGTTCGACGCCGAACGCGGCGGCAACCTCGGCCTCCAGATCGTCCGGGCCCTGGTGACCGGCGAGCTGCGCGGCACCATCGAGCTGCGCAACGGCGCCACCGGCGGCACCGAGGCCGTGCTGGTCGTCCCCCTCGCCCGCACCCCCGCCGAGCGCCTCACCGCCTGA